GCAAAGAAGCTGCTTCCTGAGTTGGAGTCGAGAACTGCATGTCTGCATTCTTTCACCTCTCACAAGGGTGAAATAGTGGCTTTGTCGCTTAGTGGAGAAAGCCTTGTGAGCGCGTCCAGAGACAAGACAATACGACAGTGGGACTTGAAGTCGGGGAAATGTGTGCAGAGTTTAGACGTGGCATTCCCTTCTAGAGACCTGGCGGGGTTGGATGCATCTTACTCGATGCTGAATCCTCCGGTAGTTGGCACATTACAGTCGTATGAAAATGCGTTAGCCACTGGCTCAAGAGATGGGCTCATTAGATTATGGGACTTGAGAATTGGGAAAGTCGTACGGACAATTCCTGCCCACAATAGTGCGGTAACAGCATTGAAATTTGACACTACGCATTTAATTACTGGGTCATTTGATAGGACAGCTTTTATATGGGATTTGAGAACCGGTGACTCTGTCTCCAGTTTCAGTTACGATTCCCCTGTCTCCTCCGTCAATTTTGACGAGGCGAGGATTGTGATCTCTACAGACTCCATGACCACAGTGTCAAATAGAAACGGAACAGGACAATGGCAGTGCCGTCACCCAATGGAGACACATTCAGCGGTGTCCACGAGCCAGTACAAAGATGGCCACATGATCGAGGGCCGCTCTAGCGGGACCGTTTCCGTATGGTCAGTTTAAGAGAGAAAACAAGGGAATTACTTATAAGAGATGAAAACAAATTTTATCCCACATCATCAAATATATAAACGAAATAACGTACTAACCGTCCCCAGGGGATTGTCTAGCGTTCCCGATGACCCAACGTCAACGGTTCCCGCAGCGGCAGGGCATCGAAAAACACGTCCGGGTAACATTTCTTCCGTgacatcaaaaaatttgataaaaaatttaaagcttctcttcaattttttttctttcgatcGCCAACTGAAAATTGAGTGAAGTTTCGCTATTATGGGCTGCCTATAAGTGCATTGCATATAATTACTCGTCCTACTACCGTGGACAGTGTACCATACACCAGCGTATTAGTTAAGGATGAATTTCGGGAATAGAACGCCTACGATTGTTGTGCTGAAGGAAGGTACCGACGCTTCTCAGGGGAGAGGCCAGATTATCTCCAATATCAATGCATGTATAGCCATCCAAGAGACTTTGAAACCAACTTTGGGTCCATTAGGTTCTGACATTTTGATTGTCACATCTAACCAGAAAACCACGATTTCAAACGATGGGGCCACCATTCTGAAGTTGCTAGACGTTGTCCATCCTGCCGCGAAGACACTCGTTGATATATCTAGAGCTCAAGATGCCGAGGTTGGTGACGGTACCACGAGTGTGACAATCCTGGCCGGTGAGCTGATGAAGGAGGCAAAACCGTTTTTAGAAGAGGGCATTTCGCCACATTTGATTCAAAAGGGTTACAGAACGGCTGTCAGATTGGCTGTGGATAAAGTGAACGAGCTGGCTGTCAATGTCTCCAGTGGGACGCAGGAGAGTACGAGGGAAATGTTGGAACGTTGTGCCAAGACTGCTATGAGCTCGAAGCTGATCTATAACAATTCTGTATTTTTCGTTAAAATGGTTGTTGATGCTGTCCTGTCCTTGGATAGAAATGATCTGGACGACAAGTTGATCGGTATTAAGAAAGTTGCTGGTGGTTCCATGGAGGATTCTATGTTTGTCGATGGTGTGGCATTCAAGAAGACGTTTTCATACGCTGGGTTTGAACAACAGCCCAAGAAGTTCACTAACCCCAAGATTCTGAGTTTGAACGTTGAACTGGAATTAAAGGCGGAAAAGGATAATGCCGAGGTTCGTGTAGAAAACGTGGCTGATTACCAGGCCATTGTTGATGCTGAATGGCAAATCATTTTAAACAAGTTGAACCAGGTCGAGGAAACGGGAGCCAACATTGTTCTTTCCAAACTACCGATCGGTGACCTTGCAACACAATATTTTGCCGACAGAAACATTTTCTGTGCAGGTAGAGTCGCAGCTGGGGATATGGACCGTGTTATTAAAGCCGTCGGTGGTGCCATACAGTCCACCACAACCGATATCAAAGCTGAATATCTAGGCTCTTGTGATCTGTTTGAAGAGATGCAGATCGGTTCCGAAAGGTATAACACGTTTAGGGGCTGTCCACAAACTAAGACATGCACGCTGTTGTTGAGAGGTGGTGCCGAACAAGTCATTGCGGAAGTCGAGAGATCTTTACATGATGCTATAATGATTGTTAAGAGAGCGCTACAGAACAAAATCGTCGTTGCCGGAGGTGGTGCCATCGAAATGGAGATCTCTAAATACCTAAGGGATTATTCCAAAACAATTGCCGGCAAGCAACAACTAATAATCAATGCCTTTGCTAAGGCTCTTGAGGTGATTCCAAGACAACTTTGTGAGAATGCTGGGTTCGATGCCATTGAAATATTAAACAAACTGAGACTTGCACACAGCAAGGGAGAAAAGTGGTTCGGTGTTGactttgaaactgaaagTATCGCCGATAACTTTGCCAAGTTTGTTTGGGAGCCAGCCCTAGTAAAGATCAACGAACTGACTAGTGCTACTGAAGCTACTAATTTGATTCTGTCGGTGGATGAAACAATCACAAATAAGGAAAGCGCAGGccctgctgctggtatGATGCCACCTCAAGGTGGCAGAGGCAGAGGAATGCCCATGCAGTGAAGCTAACGGATACAACTAGTATACACAAGATAAAATGTATAAATAGAAAATAGAATAAAACATACGATCCATCTATTTACCCTTATCTGATCCACTCCATGCTTGATAACGTAAATTTCCAACATGTTCATCCGCGCAACGCTCTCAACTTTTCAGCCAGTCGGTCCTCCTTCTCAGTGTCAATATTCCCGACCTTATTTTTGACATCTGGAAGGGCATCCACATTGGCGGTCTGCTTCAACTCGAGACCATTCTCATCGGCCACTTTGCCCATTAATTCATCTACTTTGTCGTTATCTACCATCATTGCGTCAGAGGATACGCCCATATTCTCGTAGACATTCACACTTGTGTCCAAGTCCTCGAACTGCgtttcaaacttgtccATGATCATGGTTATCTGTTGCAAATTCATGCCAGCGAGCGCCCTATCCATCCCTTTACAAACGGATGCCATGGACGACGAGACATTCCTCATAGTGACGGCTGTTTGAACTCTGGAAGCCACCGAGTCTACCCTGGATGCCAGCTTCAGCAGTTGTAGTCTctcattcttctttctgATCGCATTTGACGCATATATCCT
This sequence is a window from Huiozyma naganishii CBS 8797 chromosome 3, complete genome. Protein-coding genes within it:
- the DID2 gene encoding Did2p (similar to Saccharomyces cerevisiae DID2 (YKR035W-A); ancestral locus Anc_1.249) encodes the protein MSKNAAGLENTLFQLRFTSKQLKKQSQRAHKEEQQETNKLKKILNENDEIARIYASNAIRKKNERLQLLKLASRVDSVASRVQTAVTMRNVSSSMASVCKGMDRALAGMNLQQITMIMDKFETQFEDLDTSVNVYENMGVSSDAMMVDNDKVDELMGKVADENGLELKQTANVDALPDVKNKVGNIDTEKEDRLAEKLRALRG
- the CCT7 gene encoding chaperonin-containing T-complex subunit CCT7 (similar to Saccharomyces cerevisiae CCT7 (YJL111W); ancestral locus Anc_1.248); this encodes MNFGNRTPTIVVLKEGTDASQGRGQIISNINACIAIQETLKPTLGPLGSDILIVTSNQKTTISNDGATILKLLDVVHPAAKTLVDISRAQDAEVGDGTTSVTILAGELMKEAKPFLEEGISPHLIQKGYRTAVRLAVDKVNELAVNVSSGTQESTREMLERCAKTAMSSKLIYNNSVFFVKMVVDAVLSLDRNDLDDKLIGIKKVAGGSMEDSMFVDGVAFKKTFSYAGFEQQPKKFTNPKILSLNVELELKAEKDNAEVRVENVADYQAIVDAEWQIILNKLNQVEETGANIVLSKLPIGDLATQYFADRNIFCAGRVAAGDMDRVIKAVGGAIQSTTTDIKAEYLGSCDLFEEMQIGSERYNTFRGCPQTKTCTLLLRGGAEQVIAEVERSLHDAIMIVKRALQNKIVVAGGGAIEMEISKYLRDYSKTIAGKQQLIINAFAKALEVIPRQLCENAGFDAIEILNKLRLAHSKGEKWFGVDFETESIADNFAKFVWEPALVKINELTSATEATNLILSVDETITNKESAGPAAGMMPPQGGRGRGMPMQ